TTAACATAATCAGTCCCTAGGTTCTCAGGTTCAGAATCACGGATTGCAATATCTCCCGACAGATGTATATTTTCGTTTAAATAAACCAATACATCCAAATACCCTTTAGAGTTTCTATCTATATCTAAACTTATCTTATTATATTCTTCATTATTTGCAGATACTATTAAAGTACTTAAACTTAGTATCACAGCCAAAAATATACCAAATAAAGTCTTCTTCATCTAAACCTCCCATAAACATTGATTAATTAATCACGGTTTTTATTATATCATAAATTAAATATATTCGCTCATATTCTACACAATATAACTATCTGTATATGAAATCATTTCATTTTGTTTACAATTACAATATTAATAAATTACCATGCAATTTGGCTGATTAGATTAACTTAACTATGTCACTTGATTAATAAACCTGTTTATATACTTGTGGTACTTAACTATATTACATTTTTGTAATACTATTGTATTTTCAACTATTCAATAGCCTTAGATGCATTGTAACTTTTTTGTAACCTTTATTTTTAGTCAAATGATACAATTTAAAAAGTTACAAAAGTGTAACAATTTTTGTTTTTTTCATTAAAAATAGTGTACTTTCGATACTTTTTTTCAATTTTATTGTATAATTTTATGAGTTTGATTGACTAAGTTTCTATATGAATATAGAATTTAATTATGATGAAAGGATGATTTATTTGAGATTCGGAAAATATTCAAAGATAATTATTATTGTACTTATTATCGCTTCGCTATCAATAGTTACAGGATTTACACTGTTGAACGGTTCTAATATCGAAGAGATTGAGGATAGAGAAGTAGATACACAAGTTATCAATAGTCTTATTAAAGAAAGCTCGTTATTAAATGATGAGAATAAACTGGTTAGTGTTTATTATAAAGGAAAAGAATATAAGGTTTCTTCAATCAAGAATTTAAAAGAGTCATTGGAGGAAATAGGAATAAAACTAAGTGCAAATGACTTGGTATTTCCCTCTAAAGATGTAGATCCAAACAGCATTAATTATTTACTTATTACAAATTATGAAGAAAAGACTGAAGAAGTAGAAAAACCTATACCTTTTGAGACTATCGAGACCCAGGATGATAATATCCTAAAGGGTGAACAAGTTGTAAATGTTGAAGGTGAAGAAGGTTTATTAAAAGAAAAAGTTCTAAAGGTTTTTAGAAATGGTAAATTAATTAGTGAAAAGAAAGTATCAGAAGAAATTATAAAGCCTGCAGTTAATAAGGAAGTAGCGATTGGCACTAAGGAAGTTGAAGCTACCAACCTTGCAGAAAACCATAATAATAGCTCAAATCAAAGTTCTGATTTGGGATTTAGTTATAGCTACTATATAGATGTTCAAGCAACCGCTTATGATGCAAGTGTTGCTGACGGTATCCCCTATACCGCCACAGGCACCATAGCTAGACCGGGCGTAATAGCAGTAGATCCAAGTGTTATACCACTAGGAACCAGAGTATATATTGAATCCCTGGATGGTTGGCCAAGTTATGGATACGCTGTCGCTGAGGATACGGGATCAGCAATTGTAGGTCATATAGTAGATTTATTCTACGATTCTCACCAAACTGCTTTAGATTTTGGTAGAAGATCGGTAAGAGTATATATTTTAGATTAGAATACTACTCCCCCTTTTTTTGCAGATATCAATTGATGTCTGCTTTTTTTGTTTATATTTCAAGACTTTTTTTATAGATTTGATTTTTACTTATGCCATGTTTTTCTGCTATCAGTTTAACTGCTTCGGATTTCTTCATCCCCTCATCCAAGAGTTCTTTTAATTCAGATTCTATGTCGATTTCCGGTTTGCTGATTTCATAACGGTTCAAAACCATTGCAATCTCACCCTTTACTACCCTCTCAGAAAAATGGTCTATCGCCTGGCTTATGCTCCCCCTAAAATGTTCTTCATGAATCTTGGATATCTCTCTTGCGATAAAAATCTCTCTGTCAGAGAATAATTCCCCCATGGTTTTTAAAGTATCGAGCAGCCTATTAGGTGACTCGTATATAATTGTCAATCCGGGATATTGTGCAGTAGTGATAAGAGTTTCTTTTTTCTTGTTTAATTGTCTAGGCAAAAATCCTATAAATTGAAATACACTGCTATCAAATCCAGATAAAACCACTGCAGTTAGTGCTGCATTTGCTCCCGGAATGGCAATGACTTCCAGATTTGATTTATGTACTAAATCCACAACCACAGTGCCCGGATCTGAGATCCCCGGCATACCCGCATCTGTTATCAAGCCTATGTTAAGCCCACGATTCAGCCATTCAATGACATTTTCTGAACGACTCATTTCATTATGTTCATGATACGATACGAGTTTCTTTTTTATATTAAAATGATTTAATAGCTTTTGACTATGTCTGGTATCTTCACATAATAATAAATCGACTATTTCAAGTGTTTCTATAGCTCTTTGAGATATATCCTTCAAATTTCCAATCGGCGTCGGTATTAAATATAGTTTCCCCTTATCTGTCATAGTATATCTCCTTAATCTCTTTAGTGTATTTTCCTGCTTCATCGTAGATGTATAGTGGACTTTCTATCGTGAAGTTTTTACCGCCACCATGAATAAATTCAACAAGCACGAATTTGGCTCTTGAATCTAGAAAAGAATGAACATTTCTTAAACGTGAAGGTTCCAGATTATATTGTCTGGCATAGTCTATTATGTCTACAAGTCTATTTGCTCTATTTATCAAAAATAGTTTACCCTTATTTTTAAGATGCTTTTTAGAGAACTTAAAAACCTCTTCAAGCTTAAGACTCACTTCGTGAAAAGCTATTAACTTTGCCTCATTTTTATTTTTTATCCCTCGACCGTATTCTACATATGGAGGATTTGTAATTATATAATCAACCTTTTCCTGATCTATCACATCATTTATGTCCATATTTATTATCTTCACTTCCCCGTCGAGCTCATTTAATTCAACTGATTTATTTGCAAGAGCACATAAGGAGCTCTGAATCTCATAAGCATAAACCCTCTTTGGTTTATACAAATAATGACATCTCAGCGCGAGTATCCCCACCCCTGTACCTATATCAATAAGTGTTTTACCCTCTTCCATTTCGGCAAATGATGATAATAATATCGAATCGGCACCATATTTGTAAACATCTTCACTTTGTATAATCACATAATCAGTCCCGGGAATAAAATCTCTACTCTCCATCTTTCCTCCACTTAATCCCCAATATATTTTCCATTCTTAACATCAGTAAAATGCATCTAAAACTCCTTAATTCGTTCTCACGGATACCATTATATCAGAAAACAAATAACTCCCCAAATGAAGTCAGACCACACATAAGTTTTATCTCATACTAAGTCTGATATCACAGACAACTCTATCGTCAGTTGGAGCCAAAAGATCTCGAGTACAGAATATTTAGCAAGAATTCAGCATTTGAAAAATAGAAGTATGGCAATCTCTTAGCCTCCATCTGACGAGGGAGGTGGGTCGCCTAAGCGACTCGGAGGGAGAGAAAACCAAGGCTACCATTAACTCCAGCTTAGAAGTAGCGGAGCTGCCTCAGCTCCATTTTAGAATCTATATTACCTTTGAGACATGGGATCACTTATGCAACTAATTTATGAAGACATAAACGTGGAAGGGGGTAGAGTTGTGAGTTTGGCGGTAATGAGAGATGAGTCTAAAATATAGCAGTAGAATTCTTCGAATTCCTCTTTGTATATCTCTCCCTCAGTCAGCGTAGCTGACAGCTCCCTTTCCAACCTAATCAATTGAGATGCTTTTCGAAATTATGATAGGTTTCATGCAAAGAATTCCCAAGAACAAAGTGATTGGCTAGAATTCGACTGCCAAAAGATGGAGCCGATAAAAAACGACATCTCTTCGTCGTTACTTTAGTAATAATACCTTAAACCTCTAACTTATTCCCTCTGTTTTAGGTAATATAAAAAATAAGAAAAACCCTAATTTTAGTTAGGGTTTTTCTATAGTCTGCGGCTCATCATGAGGATGCACCGTTTTAGTTTTTTAGGAGCTGTTATTTACAGCTACTTAGAGTTTTATGGAAATGGATTTAGTCTTTATCTCAAAAATGCTCCTACAAGCAGTCCGTAATAGTTTCCTATTACATAGCCCAATGTCCCTACCAGTAGTGCAGGAACTATTAATTCAGTCCATCCCTTAGATACTGCCATGGCAGCTGCTGTTGTCGGTCCTCCGACATTTGCATTGGATGCGATTATTATTTCTTCCAGACTGAATTTAAATATTTTACCGAATATTATACTTACTATCATATTAATAAGAACTATAATTAGTGCAAATAATAATAGTAGTGGAGATTCTCTGATAATAAGTTTTAATGAAGCAGGAGCTCCAATTACTGTGAAGAACAAGTAAATTAGGAATGTTCCTATTTCTTGACTTCCTTGTATTTTTTCAAATTGCGGTGCGAAAATAGTTGCAAGTATCATTGTAAGTGTGGTAATTATTAAATATTTATTACCGAAGAACAAACTCATAGCTTCTCGTACTTTTGTAGAGTCTCCTATTGCTGATGATAGTGTATTGGCTATCAATGTAGACACTGTAACTATTGTAAAAGCGATTGCAATATTAGCAGCGATATCAAATAGCGAAATTTCTTTTGCTCCCCAATACTTAGCTGCCAGTGTCTTATTATAATCTTTTTCTTTATCTGAAGAGTTTTCGATTCTATCGATTAGAGGTGTACGGAATGAGTTACGGAAAAATGCGATAGCAGGCATTGCAACCAGTGCAAAAAAGTAAAGTGCCATTAGCAAGTTATCCGCTACTAATGCTGCGGAAACCGTTGCACCATCAACTTTGAAACTTTCAGACATTGCTACAAAGTTTACTGATCCGCCTGTGTATGTTCCTACGAACATTGGTGCAATATTTGATAAGTTAGGTATAGCATTTTTTAATAAAAAGAATGCTACTATACCTCCAAGTATAGTTCCAATACCACTTAATAGATATATGATTAAAACCCTACCGGATTCTTTCCATATCTTTTTGATATTTGCTCTAAATAATAGTAATGGTACAGCCAGCGGAACTACATATCCCCATACATTGTCATAAACCGGTGAATCTGCGGGAATGACATTTAAATTTGATAATACCAGCGCAATTAAAAGAGCTAGTATACAGCCTGTTACTTTGTTTGCCCAATCATATCTTTGCTCTAGATAGATTGCTGTAGCAGATGCAACAGCCAGTACAGACCAAAGTGCCCAAGTATTATCAGGACTTATAAAACTCGACATAAAATTCTCCTTTCAAACCACTTACATAGTTTAAAGTTTATCACTTTATAGGTCATATTGTAAAGAAATTTAGTCAGTTTATTATTTATTTTATTTTCTATTAATTTTTGTTTAAGTATTTTGAAATCAAAAAAAGCTCTCACTGAGAGCTTTTTAGTCATTTGTTTATGTATTCTGAATTATTCAGCGTGGATAGAATCAGTAGGACATACTAATACACATGCTCCACAATCTGTACACTCTTCTGCGTCAATTACGAAGATATCGCCTTCAGAAATACAATCTACTGGACATTCAGGTTGACATGATCCACAAGCTATACAAGTTTCATCAATTCTGTGTGCCATTAATTAACACCTCCTTTATTTTATTTCAAGTATATTATATACCATTGCTGCCTTAAAATCAACTAGTCTTCATCGTACACAAATTGTATGTCTTCGGATTCTCTGTAATATTTCATATCCTTCTCTTTTGTCACTTTGACATCGTTGATAGAATATGTTCTTATCTCTTCAATACCGTCAGCTGTTGCTAGTTTTACTTTGATAAGTTCCAATAGAACATATGAATCTATTATAGTACCTCTACCCTCTTCAGTTTCTACTATCATTCCCACAGGAGGTATTTTCTTCAAAGATTCCTCGTAGGTATCCTGCTCGTATTTCAAACAGCACATCAATCTACCACATAGTCCTGAAATTTTGGATGGGTTTAAGGATAGTGATTGTTCTTTCGCCATTTTAATGGACACCGGAGAGAATTCGCCCAAAAACTTTTTACAGCAAATAACTCTTCCGCAAGGTCCAAGACCACCTGTTATCTTAGCTTGATCCCTTACGCCAATCTGTCTTAATTCTATCCTGGTTCTAAATATAGAAGCCAAATCCTTTACTAAATCTCTAAAGTCAACTCTTCCATCAGATGTGAAGTAGAAGATTACTTTATTATTATCAAAGGTATATTCACAGTCTACAAGTTTCATATCCAGTTTATTTTCTTCTATTTTTATTTGGCAAATATCTATTGCATCTTTTGCTTTTGCTTTATTCTCTTCATGAATCCTGACATCTACATCGTCTGCAACTCTAATAACCGGTTTTAATGGTGCAACCAGTTCACTTTCGTCTATTTGCTTTTCTCCAACTACACAGGTTCCGAACTCAATACCCCTAGCAGTTTCGACTATTACATTTTGTCCAACTTCAATATCTATATTAATCGGGTCGAAATAATATATTTTCCCGGATTCTTTAAATCTAACTCCTATTACTTTATTCAAGATTTCCTCCATATTGCTTTTTTAAACTACAATTTATTTAAATCCAATGCTATTCTTTCTACTGATAATAAAAAGTTAACATTATTATACAAGTTTTTTTGCACTTCCATACATTTCACAATTACCTCATTGAGTTTATTATGATCTATATTTCTTTGAGAATAGTTTTCACTGATTCTCCTACTCAAATCCTCATCTCTGATATCTATTTGGTTAAAGAATGATATCATCCCAAGATACTCTATTATTACCGAAAAGAATTCCGCGCCATTATCCTTGTTTTCTTCTATCTCTTTCCTATGTTCGGCAATATAATTAATTTTACCTGCAATAAGGGCATCTATTAAATCGTATACAAAATTATAGTCTATATTTTGTGATTCTCCGGTTTCGCTTCCAAGTCTTATCAATTGACATCTTGAAAGTATTGTAGGTAAAAGTCTTTTCGAGGATTTTACTATGAGTATTATTTTACCATATCTCGGCATATCTTCAAGCAGCTTAAGCATGGCATTGGAAGATTCGACTCTTAGCTTATCCGCTTCATATATTATAGCAGTCTTGTATTTATTCTGAAAAGGTCCAGTTCTAAAAAAACTTATCAAATCTCTAATTTTATCTATAGTTATGGTTTTACCATCGGGTTTAATTATAGATAAATCTCTGGCATTTCTTTCTTTTGTGATATCAGAATTTAAATCATTTGTGTTTATATCATTGTATTTACTTATAAAAATAAGTGCTTCATTCAGTGCATCATCTGCATTTAAGCATTCAAATATATAGGCATGAGAAACCGTACCTGCCTCTAATTGCTTTTCAAGTATTTCCAGGTCAGAATATGTCTGTTTCATTACATCTTTCTCATGTCTATCATTGGCATAACAAAAATATTGGCATCAGCAATATCATCGTCAGGATTTCTTTTAGAGCTTTTTAAAATCGTACTCCTTATAATTTCAACACATTTAGCTACCTTTTCTTTTTCGGCTCCAATTATGATAGTGGTATTACCCTTTTTTCTAAATCCACCTGTAGAGCTTAGTTTGGTAGTATTAAACTCACTGTCTGATAGTTCTTTAGATACTTCATTAATAAGTTCATCACTTATTATAGCAAGTATTAATTTCATAACTATCCTCCTTATTATACTCTTATATAATCTTCTATATTCAATATAAATACTGTAGCCCCACCTATTTGAACTTGCATAGGTAACGGAACATAAGCATCCCCCGGCATTGAAACATTCAATAATGTCGTAGTGGTTCTCCTTGAGCTGCAGTTGTCTTTTATTAACTCAAGCGCTCTGTCCACTCTATCTTCTTCAACTCCTAAGAGCAGTGTAGTATTTCCCGCTTTTAGAAATCCACCTGTAGAGGCAAGTTTGGTAATTCTAAACTCATTCTCCATTAAATCATCCATTAGCATATGAACATCTTCATCTTGCACGATTGCAATTATCAGTTTCATTAGCTCCCCTCCATTTATTTAATATTATATCGATTACGTCTTTCGTAACTTCTTCTTCACTTTTTGAAGCATCTATCTTAACTATATTATACACTTTTTCGAATTCTTTATAAATCACTTCATATCCATCATGTATGCTTTTATGGAAATCATCTTCCAAGTTTTCCATCCTATCCTTTGTATCTCTTTTGCCTCTTCGTTTCAATGCCTCTTCGAAGCTTATATCAAAATACAGTGTTAGATCAGGCAGTAGACCATTCATAGCAAAATCGTTTACTTCTAATATATTATTTATACCCAATTTTCTCCCAATACCTTGGTAAACTAGTGAAGAAAGTACGTACCTGTCACAGAGAACATATTTGTCCTCTTCCAAATTCGTTTTAATTACTTCTTCAACTATTTGCGCACGAGATGCAGCCATTAATAAGGCTTCTGTCCGAGGCGACATATTACCCGTCTGACCAAGCAGTAATCCTCTTATCTCTTCACCTATATCTGTACCTCCGGGTTCTCTGGTTAATATATGTGCCACACCCATTTCACCCAAGATAGTGCTGACATTTTTTGCGATTGTACTCTTGCCGCATCCGTCAGGTCCTTCAAACACTATGAACTTTCCTCTCATATTACACCCCTACTATATCTATCATATCTTTATTTAATCCCACAATTGAGATCCCTTTATCTTTATACTTTTCAACAATTTCTACATGCTCATCGGTAATCAACTCTCCTGGGGCAAGTTGCGGTATTCCGGGAGGATACGGAATGATGTAGGATGCTGATACAGAGCCTACTGATTCCACCAATTTTACAGTTTTATTCTCAGAGTTAAAAGCTTCGTAAATCGGAATAATTTGTTTCGGTTCAATAAGTTTCATGTCCAAGTCTTCTGTCTCATCATAAGTATTATTGGACGCAATTTCTCCTAGTGCATCTTCAAGATACTTGAAATCGTCTTCTGTATTCATAACTGATGTCACTCCTATGACATACCTAAAATCAGCATATTCCATATTTATATTATAATCCCTATGGAGTATGTCTATAAGGTCAGTTCCTCTTATCCCTTCAATCTCAAAATGTATTTTTGTAATATCTCTGTCATAAAATAGACTTTCCGATTTATTACCGAGAAGTTTAATTCTATCTATTTTAGATATACTCTCATTAAATCTATTTATATTACCAATCAGTGTATCTAGGTCCTCTCTTCCTTTAAAAGAATCCATATAGGCAACAGCTTTTTCTATTGAAGTCATAAAAATGTAAGAAGGAGAGGTCGTTTGAAGCAGTCTCGAAACGGACCTTACTCTATCAATATTGACTCTATCTGAGCATATATGCAGCACTGCTGTTTGTGTTAGAGAAGGAAGAGTTTTATGAGCAGAATGTATTACCATATCAGCCCCGAGTTCAATCGCAGATTTAGGCAGTCTATCTGAAAAGCTCAAGTGCGGTCCATGTGCTTCATCTACGATTACGATTACTCCATTTTTATGTGCTATATCTATTATCTCACATAAATCCGAACAAACACCATAAAATGAAGGATGTAATAAAACGCAGGCTTTTATCGAGCGATTGTTTTGAATTAACTCCTTGAATTTGTGAACATCAATTCCTCCGACCAATTGAATACTACTGTCATACTCAGGCATTATATACTCAACATTTAAGCGTCCAAGTATGCTGCCATTATAAGCTGAAACATGTGAATTCCTTTGGATTAATACGGAATCTCCCGGTTTAGTTACACTCATCATCGCTATATGAATCCCACTAGTTGACCCGTTTACTAGATAAATGCTCTCTTTAGATCCATATACTCGGCTCACTTCTCTCATAGATTCAAATATTATCTCCTCAGGCTCATGAAGATTGTCAGTACCAAATGTCTCTGTGGTATCAAATGAAGGTAAAATATTAAAGTCCAAAAACTGATTCGTTCTCTTATGGTGACCGGGTAGTTGAAAATATATTGTATTTTTAGAAGATATATCTAATAATCTATCATAAATTGGCGTTTTAATGGTTTTCACTCTCTTCCGCTAAATAAATTTACTGCAATTTAAAATTTCTTATTTATAACTATCTTAATTATAATAGTAAACAGAATTATTACAAGTTTTATATTCAATTTACTAGGTCAAAGAGCGACTTTTCCCTAATTAGAGGTATTTATTTAATGAAAGCTTCAATAATAGTCTATATTTTATCAATATCTATTTATTACGATTAATTCACATTTATTATAAAGGCTGCCTTATTCCTTGACCCTCTTTATCTGTTTCGATATAATTAAAATTACCAAATATTTTTTTAACAAAGGGGGAGTAATAATGAAAAAAATATTAGCATTAGCTATGGTATTTGTAATGGTACTTACATTTGCTGCCTGTGCAACAAAATACAAAGAAGGCACTTATGAGGGTGAGGGTAAAGGATATAGTCCTGACGAGAACATAAAAGTTAATGTAACTGTTGGTGAAGATGGAAAAGTTAGCGAAGTTAAAGTAGTTAGCCATTCAGAAACCGATGATATAGGCGGTATTGCACTTGATTCACTTTCAAAAGCAGCTGTTGAAAAAAATGGTGCCAAAGTAGACACTATTACAGGTGCAACTGTTACAACTGATGGTTTTAAAGCTGCTGTTAAGCAAGCGTTGGAAAAAGCAAAATAAGATCTATTTGCTAAAATTAGAAAAACAAAAGGAGCTGTTAAAACAGCTCCTTAAACTTTTAAGGACCTATTACAATGATAGGTCCTTTTTTGACGATTAAATTAAAATTAATGGGAACTGTCTTAAAATTTAACCCCATATCAAGCACCTAAATTTTTAGCAAAAAAGGATATAAGTTAAGCCATAGCCAAGCATATTGCTTCAAACATATGTATATTTATGCTCTCATGAGCTTAATTACAGTGCTTTCGTATTTGTCAAATGAATAAGTAACCAAAACAGTTTAAAAAAGTGTACCCTGACCCCGTTTTTTTTTTAAAAAAGAAGGTAGTGTATCTGATTTTGTTTGTTTTGACACTACCTTTACTTATTTTATTTTTCCACATGCCAATCGTATACAATTTTCCCTAAATCTGCCAAGACATTGGACGCATAGGATAAGTTATTTGTAAATGCTGCGAAAATATAGGGTTCGGTATCATACACTATTCCGATATCGTTGTAAAAACCGTCATAATCACCTGTTTTATGTGCAATTTTTACTCCCTTTATCTCCCTTGTGAAATATTCGTTGTAGATAGTATTTTTCATATCATCAAGCAGTTTTTGATAGTATGGATTATTGTCCTCGTTGTTATATAATCTTTCCAGTACCATCTGACTTTCGTTTGGAGTTATATAATTTCCGTTGTATGAGCTGATTCCATATACTCTGGCTAGAGTGTCGAGTAGGTATTCGGCATGGTATCCTCCCAAAAATCTATACATCATATTAGTTGCTACATTGTCACTATGTGTTATCATAAGTTCGAGTAATTCTTCAATCGGATAACTGGAACCTATTCTTTCACCTTGCAAAATTCCTGTACCACCTTCTTTGTCATTTGCATAATATGTGAGTTCCATACCCAAATCCAATTCTTCTTCAAAAGCTAAGTCATAAGTCAGCATACAAATCGGTACCTTCATAACAGAAGCAGCCAAAAATACGTCATCAGGATTTATTCTAAGCTCCACTCCTGTCTTTAAGTTTTTATATACAAATCCGATATCATTAATATCTATGCTATTTTTCCTTAGATAAGTTTTTATCTCATTGTCTAATATTCCGGGGTTTTTATTTATTTTGGGCTTTTGTTTTTCCTCATCTATTTGATTTTTTAATTCTTCATCAGATTTAGCTTCAGTATCATCTATTTCCTCTGTATCCTCGTCTGCCATTGCACTTGTCTTTGAATCGTCTTCAGTAGTTTCAAGTTTTGGAATTTTTTCAAGGAAGATTTCTTTTATAAAAAATAAGGACATAGCTATTATAAAGATAGCCATAAGGGTAGATAATGCTATAATGAGATTTTTCTTTCTTCTTTTTTCTCTAATTCTTCTGAGTTTTATATCATGCCTATACTTTTGTTTTATCAGTCTATGCATCCTATTCTGTTTTATTTTCTTTTTCCTTGATTTTAAAGCCAATATAATCATCCCTTATTAAGTATTTTATGTTCGTCTGATTTTATACTAGTTTAATTATATTGTATAGCAAGAGTAGAACTATATCAAGGTATTGCATAGATTAGTACAGTTTAGTAAGCTTGTTACATTTTGGAGTTAAAAGGTATATAATTATAGTATATCTTTACGGAGAGGATGTGAACTATGGAAATTATAGCAGCTATAATAGGTATAGTACTAATGCTGATCATTGCAAAGGTACTGTCAGTATCTATGAAAATAATATTAAAACTATTGTTAAACAGTCTGGTTGGGGTTGGCCTTTTATTGGTTTTTAATCTATTAGCCGGTTTCTTCTCTTTGAGTATAGAGTTTAATTTTATAAATGCTCTTGTCGCCGGAT
The sequence above is a segment of the Peptoniphilaceae bacterium AMB_02 genome. Coding sequences within it:
- the tmk gene encoding dTMP kinase is translated as MRGKFIVFEGPDGCGKSTIAKNVSTILGEMGVAHILTREPGGTDIGEEIRGLLLGQTGNMSPRTEALLMAASRAQIVEEVIKTNLEEDKYVLCDRYVLSSLVYQGIGRKLGINNILEVNDFAMNGLLPDLTLYFDISFEEALKRRGKRDTKDRMENLEDDFHKSIHDGYEVIYKEFEKVYNIVKIDASKSEEEVTKDVIDIILNKWRGANETDNCNRAR
- a CDS encoding FMN-binding protein, encoding MKKILALAMVFVMVLTFAACATKYKEGTYEGEGKGYSPDENIKVNVTVGEDGKVSEVKVVSHSETDDIGGIALDSLSKAAVEKNGAKVDTITGATVTTDGFKAAVKQALEKAK
- a CDS encoding cyclic-di-AMP receptor, whose translation is MKLILAIISDELINEVSKELSDSEFNTTKLSSTGGFRKKGNTTIIIGAEKEKVAKCVEIIRSTILKSSKRNPDDDIADANIFVMPMIDMRKM
- a CDS encoding 4Fe-4S binding protein, whose amino-acid sequence is MAHRIDETCIACGSCQPECPVDCISEGDIFVIDAEECTDCGACVLVCPTDSIHAE
- a CDS encoding 3D domain-containing protein; this encodes MNIEFNYDERMIYLRFGKYSKIIIIVLIIASLSIVTGFTLLNGSNIEEIEDREVDTQVINSLIKESSLLNDENKLVSVYYKGKEYKVSSIKNLKESLEEIGIKLSANDLVFPSKDVDPNSINYLLITNYEEKTEEVEKPIPFETIETQDDNILKGEQVVNVEGEEGLLKEKVLKVFRNGKLISEKKVSEEIIKPAVNKEVAIGTKEVEATNLAENHNNSSNQSSDLGFSYSYYIDVQATAYDASVADGIPYTATGTIARPGVIAVDPSVIPLGTRVYIESLDGWPSYGYAVAEDTGSAIVGHIVDLFYDSHQTALDFGRRSVRVYILD
- a CDS encoding cyclic-di-AMP receptor; the encoded protein is MKLIIAIVQDEDVHMLMDDLMENEFRITKLASTGGFLKAGNTTLLLGVEEDRVDRALELIKDNCSSRRTTTTLLNVSMPGDAYVPLPMQVQIGGATVFILNIEDYIRV
- a CDS encoding DUF819 family protein yields the protein MSSFISPDNTWALWSVLAVASATAIYLEQRYDWANKVTGCILALLIALVLSNLNVIPADSPVYDNVWGYVVPLAVPLLLFRANIKKIWKESGRVLIIYLLSGIGTILGGIVAFFLLKNAIPNLSNIAPMFVGTYTGGSVNFVAMSESFKVDGATVSAALVADNLLMALYFFALVAMPAIAFFRNSFRTPLIDRIENSSDKEKDYNKTLAAKYWGAKEISLFDIAANIAIAFTIVTVSTLIANTLSSAIGDSTKVREAMSLFFGNKYLIITTLTMILATIFAPQFEKIQGSQEIGTFLIYLFFTVIGAPASLKLIIRESPLLLLFALIIVLINMIVSIIFGKIFKFSLEEIIIASNANVGGPTTAAAMAVSKGWTELIVPALLVGTLGYVIGNYYGLLVGAFLR
- the rsmI gene encoding 16S rRNA (cytidine(1402)-2'-O)-methyltransferase, with protein sequence MTDKGKLYLIPTPIGNLKDISQRAIETLEIVDLLLCEDTRHSQKLLNHFNIKKKLVSYHEHNEMSRSENVIEWLNRGLNIGLITDAGMPGISDPGTVVVDLVHKSNLEVIAIPGANAALTAVVLSGFDSSVFQFIGFLPRQLNKKKETLITTAQYPGLTIIYESPNRLLDTLKTMGELFSDREIFIAREISKIHEEHFRGSISQAIDHFSERVVKGEIAMVLNRYEISKPEIDIESELKELLDEGMKKSEAVKLIAEKHGISKNQIYKKSLEI
- a CDS encoding aminotransferase class V-fold PLP-dependent enzyme, giving the protein MKTIKTPIYDRLLDISSKNTIYFQLPGHHKRTNQFLDFNILPSFDTTETFGTDNLHEPEEIIFESMREVSRVYGSKESIYLVNGSTSGIHIAMMSVTKPGDSVLIQRNSHVSAYNGSILGRLNVEYIMPEYDSSIQLVGGIDVHKFKELIQNNRSIKACVLLHPSFYGVCSDLCEIIDIAHKNGVIVIVDEAHGPHLSFSDRLPKSAIELGADMVIHSAHKTLPSLTQTAVLHICSDRVNIDRVRSVSRLLQTTSPSYIFMTSIEKAVAYMDSFKGREDLDTLIGNINRFNESISKIDRIKLLGNKSESLFYDRDITKIHFEIEGIRGTDLIDILHRDYNINMEYADFRYVIGVTSVMNTEDDFKYLEDALGEIASNNTYDETEDLDMKLIEPKQIIPIYEAFNSENKTVKLVESVGSVSASYIIPYPPGIPQLAPGELITDEHVEIVEKYKDKGISIVGLNKDMIDIVGV
- a CDS encoding methyltransferase, which codes for MESRDFIPGTDYVIIQSEDVYKYGADSILLSSFAEMEEGKTLIDIGTGVGILALRCHYLYKPKRVYAYEIQSSLCALANKSVELNELDGEVKIINMDINDVIDQEKVDYIITNPPYVEYGRGIKNKNEAKLIAFHEVSLKLEEVFKFSKKHLKNKGKLFLINRANRLVDIIDYARQYNLEPSRLRNVHSFLDSRAKFVLVEFIHGGGKNFTIESPLYIYDEAGKYTKEIKEIYYDR
- a CDS encoding stage 0 sporulation family protein, whose protein sequence is MNKVIGVRFKESGKIYYFDPINIDIEVGQNVIVETARGIEFGTCVVGEKQIDESELVAPLKPVIRVADDVDVRIHEENKAKAKDAIDICQIKIEENKLDMKLVDCEYTFDNNKVIFYFTSDGRVDFRDLVKDLASIFRTRIELRQIGVRDQAKITGGLGPCGRVICCKKFLGEFSPVSIKMAKEQSLSLNPSKISGLCGRLMCCLKYEQDTYEESLKKIPPVGMIVETEEGRGTIIDSYVLLELIKVKLATADGIEEIRTYSINDVKVTKEKDMKYYRESEDIQFVYDED